From Pan paniscus chromosome 9, NHGRI_mPanPan1-v2.0_pri, whole genome shotgun sequence, the proteins below share one genomic window:
- the LOC106634409 gene encoding LOW QUALITY PROTEIN: olfactory receptor 8H1-like (The sequence of the model RefSeq protein was modified relative to this genomic sequence to represent the inferred CDS: deleted 1 base in 1 codon), whose product MGRRNNTNVPDFILMGPSDSEEVQMALFMLFLLIYLITMLGNVGMILIIRLDLQLHTPMYFFLTHLSFIDLSYSTVITPKTLANLLTSNYISFMGCFAQMFFFVFLGAAECFLLSSMAYDRYVAICSPLRYPVIMSKRLCRALVTGPYVISFINSFVNVVWMSRLHFCDSNVVRHFFCDTSPILALSCTDTNDIEIMIYILAGSTLMVSLITISASYVSILSTILKINSTSGKQKALSTCASHLLGVTIFYGTMIFTYLKARKSYSLGRDQVASVFYTIVIPMLNPLIYSLRNKEVKNALIRVMQRRQDSR is encoded by the exons ATGGGTAGAAGAAATAACACAAATGTGCCTGACTTCATCCTTATGGGACCGTCAGATTCTGAAGAGGTCCAGATGGCCCTCTTTATGCTATTTCTCCTGATATACCTAATTACTATGCTGGGGAATGTGGGGATGATATTGATAATCCGCCTGGACCTCCAGCTTCACACTCCCATGTATTTTTTCCTTACTCACTTGTCATTTATTGACCTCAGTTACTCAACTGTCATCACACCTAAAACCTTAGCGAACTTACTGACTTCCAACTATATTTCCTTCATGGGCTGCTTTGCCCAGAtgttcttttttgtcttcttggGAGCTGCTGAATGTTTTCTTCTCTCATCAATGGCCTATGATCGCTATGTAGCTATCTGCAGTCCTCTACGTTACCCAGTTATTATGTCCAAAAGGCTGTGTCGCGCTCTTGTCACTGGGCCCTATGTGATTAGCTTTATCAACTCCTTTGTCAATGTGGTTTGGATGAGCAGACTGCATTTCTGCGACTCAAATGTAGTCCGTCACTTTTTCTGCGACACGTCTCCAATTTTAGCTCTGTCCTGCACGGACACA AACGACATTGAAATCATGATATACATTTTAGCTGGTTCCACCCTGATGGTGTCCCTTATCACAATATCTGCATCCTATGTGTCCATTCTCTCTACCATCCTGAAAATTAATTCCACTTCAGGAAAGCAGAAAGCTTTGTCTACTTGTGCCTCTCATCTCTTGGGAGTCACCATCTTTTATGGAACTAtgatttttacttatttaaaagcAAGAAAGTCTTATTCTTTGGGAAGGGATCAAGTGGCTTCTGTTTTTTATACTATTGTGATTCCCATGCTGAATCCACTCATTTATAGTCTTAgaaacaaagaagttaaaaatgctCTCATTAGAGTCATGCAGAGAAGACAGGACTCCAGGTAA